The genomic stretch CGAGACCTACAAGTCGAGCAGGTACGAAAGTAGGCTTTAGTGATCCGGTGGTTCTGTATGGAAGGGCCATCGCTCATCGGACAAAAGGTACGCCGGGGATAACAGGCTGATCGCATCCAAGAGTTCACATCGACGATGCGGTTTGGCACCTCGATGTCGGCTCATCGCATCCTGGGGCTGAAGTAGGTCCCAAGGGTTTGGCTGTTCGCCAATTAAAGCGGTACGCGAGCTGGGTTCAAAACGTCGTGAGACAGTTTGGTCCCTATCTTCCGTGGGCGCAGGAGAATTGAGAGGATCTGTCCTTAGTACGAGAGGACCGGGATGGACGGACCGCTAGTGTTCCGGCTGTTACGCCAGTAGCAGACGCCGGGTAGCTAAGTCCGGATCGGATAAGCGCTGAAAGCATATAAGTGCGAAACCGACCTCAAGATAAGTTCTCCCAACTCCGTGAGGGGTAAGAAGACCACTCGTAGACTACGAGTTTGATAGGCTGGGTGTGTAAGAGCAGTTAATGTTCTTAGCTGACCAGTACTAATCGGTCGTTCGGCTTGACCATTTTTTAAATTTTGGTCGGGTTCATGGGCCACAAGCCCAGGTAGAGACAATCTTCGGATTGTCTCTACAACCAGACCTAAAATTTTTGAGATATCTGCCGATGAAAGTTTTCAAAAGATCGTATGCAATTATCAAAATGCCTCTGTCCCGGTTCCGCATGGGCGGAACCGGGGCCAGGCATTAACATTTTCCGGTGGCCTTAGCGAGCGGGTACCACCCGATCCCATCCCGAACTCGGAAGTGAAAACGCTCAGCGCCGATGGTACTGCTGGGGCAGCTCAGTGGGAGAGTAGGTCGCCGCCGGATTTAAATTAGGACCCCGTTGGAGAAATCCAACGGGGTTTCTTTTTTAAGCGCAAAAACTCCCTTATCCGATGGGGGGTGAAGGGGGGAGGCGGAACCGCCCCCCTGAGCTTTAGCCTGCCCGAATTTACTTCGGGCAGGCGAATCATCCGCCGCCGGATTTAAATTAGGACCCCGTTGGAGAAATCCAACGGGGTTTCTTTTTTTGTTACCTTACGTCCATTTCCGCATCCAAGCCGTAACCAGTCAGAAGTGCCATGCGAAAATTGTCATCTTTATGGATTTCCCTTATCATTTTGGTGGTGGCCGGAAACGCCCTGTGGGCCCAGCCAGCCGGAAGAGGACCTGTTATGTCTAAACCCAGCGACGCGGAATTGAAGACGAAATTGACCCCCTTGCAATACACCGTCACCCAGAAGGACGGTACCGAGCGCCCCTTCGCCAACGAGTATTGGGACAATCACCGGGAGGGCATCTACGTCGACGTCGTCTCCGGCGAGCCGCTGTTCAGCTCCACCGACAAGTTCGACTCGGGGACAGGCTGGCCAAGCTTTACCCGTCCATTGCAAAAGGAGGCGGTGGTCGAGAAAACCGACCGCAGTCACCTGATGACCCGCACAGAGGTGCGCAGCAAGGGGGCGGATTCCCACCTCGGTCACCTCTTTCCCGACGGCCCCGCGCCCACCGGGATGCGCTACTGCATCAATTCGGCCTCTCTCCGCTTCATTCCCAAGGAAGACATGGAAAAAGAGGGTTACGGCCAGTACCTCTATCTTTTCAAAAAATGAAGATTTGCCTTGGAGCGGCCCGAGGCGCCCGTTAGAATCGCGCCTTCCGCTGAAATAGGAGCGGCCTCAATGGCTCTCGTAGGGAAGCTGCTTCGCCTTGCGCCGCAGGTGGAAGACGACCTGCTCGATGAATTTCAGGATCGAGTTTTTTTCCGCGACCAGGCCCGCGATGCAGTCCTTGAACTCCCGGTCGTTATACATCAGGGCCAAGTTGAGGGTCTGTTCGATGCGGGACTGGGCCTCCATCAACTGCAATTCCGAGGTCTCCCAGCGGTCCACCAGTTCGCGAAGCGTCATGTGTTGGAGTTGATTGTCGTCGGGGAAAAAGCTCAAAAGACATGCCCTTTCTCCTCGCCCGAAAAGATGCGGCTTTTGTATAGGGTTTCGTACATTTATCAAGAGAAAAGATTTTAAATTTTGTAATCCGACGTTGACCCATTCCAAAAAGGCGGTGGCGATGAAAGGTGCGATGGCTTTGGCCCTATCGATTCTCGGGGTACTTCCTGTATTTGCGGCCTGGGCCGCGGAATCCCTTCCCTTCAAATTGGACTCTCGGCCGGTCCAAGCCGAAATCCAGAGATTTCGCGGCGAGGGGCGCGACCGTTTGGCCTACGAGATCCTGTTGGCTAACTTTCATGCCAAGCCGCTCCGTTTCACCTCCCTGCAAATCCGCCTCATGATGGAAGGCCGGGAAGTTTTCTCCGAAGAGGTCCGAGGTCCGGCCTTGGCCGAACGGTTTTCCGCGGTCCAAGAAAACTATCATCAACCGCAAAATCCCGTCTTGCCGCCGGGCGGGGCCGGGGTCTTCTTTCTGTGGGTCGATCTGCCGGAAAAGGCCGGAAAGGTCGACGCCGTTCGAACCAGTTTTCGCGTCGAGGAGCAGGGGCGCCCGGAGACCGCGATGACCCTGGAGGGCCCCACCGTATCGGTCTCTTCCCAGGCCCCGCGCGAAATCGCGCCGCCCCTGCGCGGCGAGCGTTGGTGGACGCCCAACGGGCCCGGCAACGGTTCCATCCACCGCCGCATCCTGGTCCCGCTCTCCGGGCAGCTCTACGCGCCCGAGCGCTATGCGGTCGATTGGATCAAGCTGGGCGAGGACGGAAAGAACTACGCGGGCGACCCCAAAAGCAACGCCAGCTATCACGCCTACGGCCAGGAGATTCTCTCCGCCGCGGCGGGCCGAGTGGTCGCGGTCAAGGACGGCATCCCGGAGAACGTCCCCAACGCCAAGGCGATGGCCGTCGCCATCGACCTCGAGACGATCGGCGGGAATTACGTCATCGTCGACATCGGCGGCGGCCTTTACGCCTTTTATGCCCACCTCCAGCCCGGGAAGATTCGAGTCAAGCCGGGCGACGCCGTCGCGGCCGGCCAGGTCCTGGGCCTGCTGGGGAACTCGGGCAACTCCACCGAGCCGCACCTGC from Deltaproteobacteria bacterium PRO3 encodes the following:
- the msrB gene encoding peptide-methionine (R)-S-oxide reductase MsrB, with the translated sequence MRKLSSLWISLIILVVAGNALWAQPAGRGPVMSKPSDAELKTKLTPLQYTVTQKDGTERPFANEYWDNHREGIYVDVVSGEPLFSSTDKFDSGTGWPSFTRPLQKEAVVEKTDRSHLMTRTEVRSKGADSHLGHLFPDGPAPTGMRYCINSASLRFIPKEDMEKEGYGQYLYLFKK
- a CDS encoding M23 family metallopeptidase, whose protein sequence is MKGAMALALSILGVLPVFAAWAAESLPFKLDSRPVQAEIQRFRGEGRDRLAYEILLANFHAKPLRFTSLQIRLMMEGREVFSEEVRGPALAERFSAVQENYHQPQNPVLPPGGAGVFFLWVDLPEKAGKVDAVRTSFRVEEQGRPETAMTLEGPTVSVSSQAPREIAPPLRGERWWTPNGPGNGSIHRRILVPLSGQLYAPERYAVDWIKLGEDGKNYAGDPKSNASYHAYGQEILSAAAGRVVAVKDGIPENVPNAKAMAVAIDLETIGGNYVIVDIGGGLYAFYAHLQPGKIRVKPGDAVAAGQVLGLLGNSGNSTEPHLHFHLIDRPDPLRGQGQPFALTRFTLVRGAVKLDANEDPVGIVAKGKEVVQGQSYMNLELVDFD